From the Candidatus Tanganyikabacteria bacterium genome, the window GGCCAGCTCGCCGTAGGAGCACCGCTCCGCTGGCGTCACCAACGCATCGGCGGCGGGCCGCTCGGCGGCGTGGCGAGCGAGATCGTCCAGGATCACAAGGCCAGCATGCCCAGTTCGCGCCCGCCCGTGACGGGGATCTCGGCACCCGTCACGTACGACGCCTGCTCGGAGGCCAGGAAGGCCACGACCGCCGCGACCTCCTCGGGAGTGCCCTCGCGCCGCAGCGGGATCGCCCGCCGCATGGCCTCGGCCACGCGCTCGTTGAGCCCCGCGGTCCGCCGCGTGGCGATGCGCCCGGGCACGACGACGTTGGCCGTGATGCCCTTGCGCGCGTACTCCTGCGCGACGGTCTTCACCAGGCCGGCTAGGCCGCCCTTGGCGGCCGCGTAGGCACCCTCGGAGAAGCCGCCTTGAGAGCCCATGAGCGACCCCAGGGCGATCACGCGCCCCCAGCCCTTCTGCGCCATGGGCGGCAAGAATTCGCTCAGACACTGCCACAGGCCCGTCAGGTCGGTGGCCAGCACCTCCGCCCAGTGCTCGGGGGCGATGTTGGGGACGCGGGCCGGCCGATCCGGCGCGGCGGCCGCGTAGACCAGGACCTCCACCGTCCCGAGATCCTCCTCGATGCGCAGGCGCAGCTCCCGCCAGCCGGGCTCGTCGAGTTCGAGCACGTCGGCGGCCAGGGCGATGCCGGCCCCTCTGCCGGTTTCGATCAGCCGGAAGGTGGCCTCGAGTTCGTCACGGTCGCGGCCCACGATCGCCACACGCGCGCCTTCTCCGGCCAGGGCGATGGCGATCGCCCGCCCGATGCCGCCGGAAGCCCCGACGACCAGCGCCGTCTTCCCGGTCAGTCCGAGATTCATCGCCCCTCCAGATGCCGCGCCACGTCGCCCACCGTCTCCAGCACCGCCAGGTCGGCCTCGTCGACCGGGCGGCCGAGCCGCGCTTCCAGGCCCAGCGCGAGATCCAGCAAGGCCACCGAATCGACGCCCAGATCGGCGACGAGGCGGTGCCCGGCCCGGATCGCGACGGGCGGGATCCGCGGCCGGAAATCCTCGCAGGCCCCCAGGACCTCGGCGACGGCGGTCACCAGCGCCTCGTAATCCAGTACCGTCGCCATCGCCCGCCCTACAGCCACCCGCTCCGGCGGAGCCGCGATTGCGGCGACGCGGGCGGGAAGATCGAGAACGCCGCGAGCAGTTCGGCACGGGTCTCGGCTGGCGTGACAAGCCTGTCCACGATGCCCCGCTGCGCCGCCACCCGGGCGCTCTCGCCGTGGATCTGCCAGGCCCGGGCGATCTCTTCGCTCTTGCCGTTGCCGTCGCCCAGGATCTGGCTGGCCACGTCGGCGCCCATCACCCCGATGCGCGCGTCCGGGTAGGCGAGCACCATCGCCCCGAGGCCCTGCTTGGAGTTCATCAGGCCGTACGCGCCGCCGTAGCACTTGCGCGTCACCAGCGTCAGGCGGGGCACCTCGGTGAGGAGCGCCCGGTAGAACGCCGCGCCCTCCACCAGGATGCCACCATGCTCCGCTTCCACGCCCGGCAGGATCCCCGGCACGTCCACCAGGAAGAGCAGCGGCAGCCCGAAACGGTCGCAGAGCCGCACGAAGCGGCTCATCTTGCGGGCCGACTGCACCGTGACCGCTCCGGCCTCGACCAGCGGCTGATTGGCCACGATGCCGATGGGCCGGCCGCCCAGGCGCGCGAAGCCGGTGACCACGTTGCGCGCCCAGCGCGGCCAGAGTTCGAGGAAGCGGCTACCGTCGGCGATGGCGCCGATCAACGGCTTGACGTCGTAGGGCTCGGCGAGGTTGTCCGGCAGGTCGGGGATCGGCTGATGGGGCGCCTCCGGCGGTCCCTGGGCGCCTCCGAGGTACCCGATGACGTCGCGCGCGAGCGCCAGCGCCGCTTCCTCGGTCGGGGCGGTCAGGTGGGCCACGCCGGAGGTGTCGCCGTGCATGCGGGCGCCGCCCAGTTCCTGCAGTCCCACCCGCTGGCCGGTGGCGCTGCGGATGATCGCCGGACTGGTGGTCACCAGGAAGCTCGTGCGGTCGACCATGATCACCAGGTCCGATAGCGAGGCGAGATAGGCCGGGAAGCCCGAGCAGAAGCCCATGGCGATCGCGAGGATCGGCATCCGCCCCGAGTAGGCGATGTAGCGCTGGAAGACCTGGGTCGAGGCCTCGAGCGACGCGATACCCTCCGACAGGCGGGCGCCGTTGGAGTGGAGCAGGCCCACGACCGGCGCGCCCGCGTCGGCGGCGCGATCGAGCAGGTTGACGATCTTCTCGGCCCCGCGCTGGCCCAGGGTGCCCTCCAGGACCGAGAAATCCTGGGCGAACGCGAAGACCGTCCGGCTCCCGACCGTCCCGAAACCGGCGATCACCGCGTCGCCCTGCGCGTCCGCGGGTTGATCGCCGAATAGCTGCGGCGCGGGTTCGACGTGCGCGCCCCACTCGTGGAACGTGTCGCGATCGAGGAGGTACTCCAGCCGCTCCCGGGCGGTCAGGGCTCCATGGCGCGCCTTGCGGACGGTCATTGGCGCCTCCTCGCGGGGGTACTCATGCGATCACCTTCTCCGCCGCGGCGGCTCCCAGCCTCTCGTACGCGGCGCCGATCCAGTCGGCCACGCGTTCCACCGCCGGCCGGGCGTCCATCTGGCCGGACAGGGCCGCGAGCCCCGGCGCGTACCGCGCGGCATCGGCGAGCATGGCCCCTATCGTGCCCCGGAGATATCCCGGGCGGTCGATGGCGTGCCGGCAATGGATGGCGCGGCCGACGCCGAAGCGCTCCAGGTCGCGGCTGTTCCATTCCTGGTCGCCGCGCATGGCCACGACGAGCATCGGCGTGCGGGTGGTGCAGGCCTGGTACACCGACGGCCCGCCGTTGATGATCGCCAGGCGGCTCCGCGCCATCGCGGCCGGGGCAGGCAAGAAGGGGCGGACCGTCACGTTGGGCGGCATCCCGTCGGGCAGCGCCAGGCCGGCCGACGCCATCACGAAGCGGTACGGCAGATCGGCCAGTTCGCGCCAAAGCGCCGGGAAGACTTCGGGATTGGCGGTGCTGCCGGCCGACAGGTAGATCCAGGGGAGATCCTCGGGGATGCCATCGTCCCACCCCGGCGCCGGGTCGGCGGACCAGTAGAGGGGCCCCGGCACATGCACCCTGTCCGGCAAGTTGCGCGCCAGCTTGACCCAGGGCGGCCCGTCCACCAGGAACGTGGCGAGCGACCCCTCGAAGAGCCGCTTGATGTCCGCGTGGGGCGGCAGGCCGTGCTCGCCGAGCAACTCGTTGTAGATCTCGGCGTCCTTGCGGAAGATGCCCTGCGCGATGCGGGGCGCGAGTTGCCGCAGCACCGCCATCCCCAGGGTCCGGCCGAGCAGGCGCGTCACGCGCACCGTCACCGGATGCTCCAGCGGGGGAGTGATGCGATCGCCCCAGAAGTGCGTGTAGCAGGCGTTGATGAGCGTCGCGACGGGCACCCGCGCGATGGCCGCGCTCACATGCACGCTCGGCCGGTAGTCGCTGACGATGAGGCGTGGCGAGATCTCCCCGATCAGCGCCAGTTCGGCATTCACCAGGCGGCGCAGCGACTCGCGGGTGTGGAACCCGAAGCCGTTGACCAGGACCCTGTGCATCTCCATGTCTGCCAGGGGCGCGACCGGCACTCCGCCGCGGCGCACGAGGCTGCCCTCCGGGCCGACGAGGGGCCCGTCGCCGCAGAACAGCACCGGATAGCCGCGGCGCTGCAACTCCCGGGCCACCAGGAGCGAACGCCCGACGTGCGACAGGCCCCAGCTATGGGGGACGAAGGCGATCTGCCCCGTCATGCCGGCACCCGGTAGAACGCGACGCCGCCCGAGTAGCCGCCCCCCAGGGTGGCCAGGGCGATCAGGGCCCCGGGGCGCCAGCGCGGCGAGGCCTGGGCGCGGTGCAACGCGATGGCCAGCGACGCGCCGACGGTGTTGCCCGTATCGGCGACCGTGAGCAGGCAGCGTTCGGGCGGGATGGAGAGTCGCTCCACGATGCGTTCGAGCATGACGCCGTTGGCCTGGTGCGGAATCAGCAGATCCACGTCGCCCGGGCGCACGCCGAACGCGCCGCACGCCCGGTCCACCAGGGCGACCATGGCGTCCACGCCGCGGCGCGTCAGTTCGGCCGGATCGCGGATGACGATGCAATGGCGGCCGGCGGCCACCGACTCGGCGGAGGCCGGCTCGGCCGATCCGCCGGCCGGCACCAGCACCAGTTGCTCCTGGGCGCCTTCGGTCTCCAGGAGAATGGCCACGAAACCCTCGTCCGGCCTGCTTGCCGGCCCCAGCACGACGGCGCCCGCGCCGTCGCCGAAGATGGGCGCGGTGCGCCGGTCGCGCGGGTTGACGAAGCGGCTGCGCAACTCCGCGCCGATGGCAAGCGTGGGCGAGAGCCCGGTGTCCACGCCGCGCATGGCGTGCTCGATCGCGAAAAGGAAGCCCGCGCACGCCGAGTTGAGATCCAGAGCCGGGCAGCGCGCGCCCAGGCGAGCCTGGATCGCGCAGGCGGTGGCGGGCGTTGGCCAGTCGCCCGAGATGGTGGCGAGCCAGATGCGGGCGAGATCCACGGCCGCGACGCCGGAGGCCGCGAGGGCCTCGCGGGCCGCGGCGGCCGCTATCTCGGCGGTGGTCACGGCCGGGTCGGCCCAGTGGCGCGTCCGGATGCCCGTGTGGCGCACGATCCAGTCGGGGGTCAGGCGCAGGCCCGTGCGGGCGATCAGGTCGGCGTTGGACAGCGGCGGCCCGGGAAGATGGGCGCCGGTGCCCAGGAGCCGCGCCGGGCGCAGCGGACGGTACAGGGCGCTCATGGCAGGCTCACCGCGGCTCCGGCGCGGGCGCCGGTCGGAGCGTTCGCGAAGCGTAGGCCCGACACTGCAAGCGCGGCCCCACCCGCCGCATCGGTGGCGCAGGCCCCCCGGCTTCCGCGTCCGAGAGCGCTCGCCCATGTGAGCGCCGCGTTCATAGCCGCAGCACCGCGCTTGCGCCGGCGATGCCGCCGCCCACCGCGACCAGGGCCACCCGGGCGCCGGCCGGGAGGCGGCCATCGGCCCGGGCGTCGCAGAGCGACAGGAGCACGCTGGCCGAACTCGCGTTGCCGTACGTGCCCAGGGTGTGGAAGACCCTGCCGGCCGGCACGCCCAGATCCCGGATGGCACGCCGGAGGATCTGCGGGCTGGCCTGGTGGGGGATCAGGAGGTCGATGTCGGCGACGCCCAGCCCCGCGGCCTCCAGCGCTTCGCCGAAGACCTGCGGATACAGGTCGCGCACCGCCTCGGCGACGTCCTCGGTGACGCGCAACTGGTAGGCGCCGGCGGCGATGGCCTCGGCCGTGGGCGGGTAGAGGCCGGGCGGCATCATCGCCGCCGCGAACTCGGGACTCACGTGCAGGGAGGCTCCCAGCAGGGCGCCGCCGCCCTGCCCGAGCACGACGGCCGCGGCGCCGTCGCCGGCGACGGAGGCAGGCCCGCCCGGATCGTCGGGCAGCAGCTTGGTCCACGCCTCGGCGGCCACGAGCAGGACGTTTCCCGCTCCCAGACTCAGCAGCGAGGCGGCGACCGCCAGGCCGTAGATCCCGCCGGCGCAGCCCGCCTTGAGTTCGAACGCGAAACCGCCCAGGCCGAGCGCCCGGGCGACGTGGTTGGCCGTGCTCACGCTGGGCCGCGGCGGCGTCGTCGTGACCAGCACCAGGCCGCCGATGGCCGCCGGTGCCAGGCCGGAATCGGCCAGGGCCGCGCCGGCCGCGGCGATCGCCAGATCCTGCGAAGTGAGCTCGGAGTGATCGGCCGGCGTCCCCGGCGTGTGCGTCCAGTAGCGGCGGAGCGGCTCGAGATCGGCCAACCGGGGCCGGCGAGACGCCGCAACCCCCGGGCGCGGCGCGGCGGTCGGCGCCTCCCGATCGGGCAGCGCTTTGCCGATGCCCAGGATCGTGACGCCGTCCACGCCACGAAGCAGCGTCACGGGCGCCTCGCCACGATCAGGCCGAAACCGAAGCGATGCCGGTGCTCCCGCCACGTGGCCGACCCGTCGCGCACGTACGCGCGGACGGCCGGATCCGCCAGCCACAGCCCGGCCAGGCGCGCGGCCGCCCGCAGGCCCGCAAGGCCGTTGTCGCGAAAGAACGTCGAGACCGTGGCGCCGTCCGACAGCGACGGGTGGAAGTCGGCGCGTTCGATCTCGAACCCCGCCGCGCCGTATGCCTCGGTCCACCCGGCCGCCGAGAGGGGTTGCATGCGCACGCCCTCGAGCCGTGCGAACCGGTCGAGGACATCCTCGGGCACGGGATCGTGGCAGGTCATCACCACGTCGGCCACCCGGCCGCCCGGGACCAGCACGCGCCGCAACTCGGGCAGCACGCGGCTCCTGTCCAGGAAGAGCG encodes:
- a CDS encoding SDR family oxidoreductase produces the protein MNLGLTGKTALVVGASGGIGRAIAIALAGEGARVAIVGRDRDELEATFRLIETGRGAGIALAADVLELDEPGWRELRLRIEEDLGTVEVLVYAAAAPDRPARVPNIAPEHWAEVLATDLTGLWQCLSEFLPPMAQKGWGRVIALGSLMGSQGGFSEGAYAAAKGGLAGLVKTVAQEYARKGITANVVVPGRIATRRTAGLNERVAEAMRRAIPLRREGTPEEVAAVVAFLASEQASYVTGAEIPVTGGRELGMLAL
- a CDS encoding acyl carrier protein — protein: MATVLDYEALVTAVAEVLGACEDFRPRIPPVAIRAGHRLVADLGVDSVALLDLALGLEARLGRPVDEADLAVLETVGDVARHLEGR
- a CDS encoding methylmalonyl-CoA carboxyltransferase, coding for MTVRKARHGALTARERLEYLLDRDTFHEWGAHVEPAPQLFGDQPADAQGDAVIAGFGTVGSRTVFAFAQDFSVLEGTLGQRGAEKIVNLLDRAADAGAPVVGLLHSNGARLSEGIASLEASTQVFQRYIAYSGRMPILAIAMGFCSGFPAYLASLSDLVIMVDRTSFLVTTSPAIIRSATGQRVGLQELGGARMHGDTSGVAHLTAPTEEAALALARDVIGYLGGAQGPPEAPHQPIPDLPDNLAEPYDVKPLIGAIADGSRFLELWPRWARNVVTGFARLGGRPIGIVANQPLVEAGAVTVQSARKMSRFVRLCDRFGLPLLFLVDVPGILPGVEAEHGGILVEGAAFYRALLTEVPRLTLVTRKCYGGAYGLMNSKQGLGAMVLAYPDARIGVMGADVASQILGDGNGKSEEIARAWQIHGESARVAAQRGIVDRLVTPAETRAELLAAFSIFPPASPQSRLRRSGWL
- a CDS encoding ketoacyl-ACP synthase III, with protein sequence MSALYRPLRPARLLGTGAHLPGPPLSNADLIARTGLRLTPDWIVRHTGIRTRHWADPAVTTAEIAAAAAREALAASGVAAVDLARIWLATISGDWPTPATACAIQARLGARCPALDLNSACAGFLFAIEHAMRGVDTGLSPTLAIGAELRSRFVNPRDRRTAPIFGDGAGAVVLGPASRPDEGFVAILLETEGAQEQLVLVPAGGSAEPASAESVAAGRHCIVIRDPAELTRRGVDAMVALVDRACGAFGVRPGDVDLLIPHQANGVMLERIVERLSIPPERCLLTVADTGNTVGASLAIALHRAQASPRWRPGALIALATLGGGYSGGVAFYRVPA
- a CDS encoding class I SAM-dependent methyltransferase; the protein is MANMHPGGLDATRQLAAWAGVGPGTRVLDVGCGVGQTACLLAGAYRADVVGLDRSARMVARARERAGRRGLLRVSDAGTGATFLEGDAYALPFDEGSFDVVFAESVTLFLDRSRVLPELRRVLVPGGRVADVVMTCHDPVPEDVLDRFARLEGVRMQPLSAAGWTEAYGAAGFEIERADFHPSLSDGATVSTFFRDNGLAGLRAAARLAGLWLADPAVRAYVRDGSATWREHRHRFGFGLIVARRP